In Phreatobacter aquaticus, a single genomic region encodes these proteins:
- a CDS encoding protein phosphatase CheZ gives MRATKRAFRIESISQPTEAHARAHAAARPAGAAGSHHGEIMAELRALKAMIRPPEEVSKQMIDAYKAEMQDAMKLKAELDTIYEAIGQTKHEIATLHLSGFQGKQMTRVTHELDAIVEGTEQATEGILSAAEAIDQLASQLSAKAKDSQDQGALDDIQQKIITIFEHCNFQDLTGQRITKVVNTLKFIEERIVNMMDIWGGLDSFKDVEVDIMAEREGDDALLNGPKVDGDVGHASQDDIDALFN, from the coding sequence ATGCGTGCCACCAAACGAGCCTTCCGCATCGAGTCCATTTCGCAGCCGACCGAAGCGCATGCCCGTGCCCATGCCGCCGCGCGGCCGGCTGGCGCTGCGGGAAGCCATCACGGCGAGATCATGGCGGAGCTTCGGGCGCTGAAGGCGATGATCCGGCCGCCGGAGGAGGTGTCGAAGCAGATGATCGACGCCTACAAGGCGGAAATGCAGGACGCGATGAAGCTCAAGGCCGAGCTTGATACGATCTACGAGGCGATCGGCCAGACCAAGCACGAGATCGCGACGCTGCATCTGTCGGGCTTCCAGGGCAAGCAGATGACCCGGGTGACCCACGAGCTCGACGCGATCGTCGAGGGCACCGAGCAGGCGACCGAAGGCATTCTGTCGGCGGCCGAGGCCATCGACCAGCTGGCCAGCCAGCTTTCGGCCAAGGCCAAGGATTCCCAGGACCAGGGCGCGCTCGACGACATCCAGCAGAAGATCATCACGATCTTCGAGCACTGCAACTTCCAGGATCTGACCGGTCAGCGCATCACCAAGGTGGTCAACACGCTGAAGTTCATCGAAGAGCGCATCGTCAACATGATGGACATCTGGGGCGGTCTCGACAGCTTCAAGGATGTCGAGGTCGACATCATGGCCGAGCGCGAGGGCGACGACGCCCTGCTCAACGGCCCGAAGGTCGACGGCGATGTGGGTCATGCCAGCCAGGACGATATCGACGCGCTGTTCAACTGA
- a CDS encoding L,D-transpeptidase, with protein sequence MSRASLWAVAAVILSAAPASAQDGRAASGAIPSAIATREGPAPREMSSPRGSMGGGFIEYLFNGGDAGTIPTARRVGPPVEIRRSQPEPGLVPVRPIAPAAAYAPPEAAPRPQATTTPRGGIDPRFLPQVVSYQTSQRPGTIVIDTRERYLYLVEAGGMARRYGVGIGRPGFGWSGTKTITRKAEWPDWRPPAEMLRRRPDLPRFMAGGPQNPLGARAMYLGSSLYRIHGSNEPHTIGTAVSSGCFRMRNEDVTDLYARVRVGTRVVVN encoded by the coding sequence ATGTCCAGAGCAAGCCTTTGGGCCGTGGCTGCCGTGATACTTTCGGCAGCGCCGGCCAGTGCCCAGGACGGCCGCGCCGCATCCGGCGCCATCCCGTCAGCCATTGCCACCCGCGAGGGGCCAGCCCCCCGCGAAATGTCCTCGCCCCGCGGCAGCATGGGCGGCGGCTTCATCGAATATCTGTTCAACGGCGGCGATGCCGGGACGATCCCGACGGCGCGCCGCGTTGGCCCGCCGGTTGAGATCCGCCGCTCGCAGCCCGAGCCTGGCCTCGTGCCGGTCCGGCCGATCGCGCCTGCGGCCGCCTATGCCCCCCCGGAAGCGGCGCCCCGCCCCCAGGCGACCACCACGCCGCGCGGCGGCATCGATCCGCGCTTCCTGCCCCAGGTGGTCAGCTACCAGACCAGCCAGCGCCCCGGCACCATCGTCATCGATACCCGCGAGCGCTATCTCTATCTGGTCGAAGCTGGCGGCATGGCGCGGCGCTACGGAGTCGGCATCGGCCGCCCCGGTTTCGGCTGGAGCGGCACCAAGACCATCACCCGCAAGGCCGAGTGGCCCGATTGGCGCCCGCCGGCAGAGATGCTGCGCCGCAGGCCGGATCTGCCGCGCTTCATGGCCGGTGGCCCGCAGAACCCGCTTGGCGCCCGCGCCATGTATCTGGGCTCGTCGCTCTACCGCATCCACGGCTCCAACGAGCCGCATACGATCGGCACGGCGGTGTCGTCCGGCTGTTTCCGCATGCGCAACGAGGACGTCACCGACCTCTATGCCCGCGTCCGGGTCGGCACCCGCGTCGTCGTCAACTGA